One segment of Verrucomicrobiia bacterium DNA contains the following:
- a CDS encoding GspE/PulE family protein gives MAEDISNPLLSLVKEQGLVDDLQFEEVVAEFKRSGKPVIQILQDFGIMTLDDILQVIANQLSTEVVTLGDISPEVIKTIPAKTARMYQCLPVNVDGSSIKIALVDPLNPARVDEIGFLVRKDVQLVVADPAAIQKAIDKFYPDGAGIDDSFSEVLKELGMDKDLAREATIAVENASAMEDLANQAPIVRFVNLVLFQAVQDRASDIHFEPFETEFRIRYRVDGALYEMSPPPKHLALPVISRIKVMANLNISERRLPQDGRINYPMGSKTIDLRVSTLPTQFGESVVLRVLDRSAVNLEVESLGLPKMIYEYMTEAILRPNGILVVTGPTGCGKTTTLYSCLRRVNTMDSKLLTAEDPVEYDIEGIMQVAINEAVGLTFSRALRSFLRQDPDIIMVGEMRDLETAQISIQASLTGHLVLSTLHTNDSPGAITRMVDMGVEPFLISSTLMGVLGQRLVRTVCKNCRTPFEPTENQLAMLNLSPHDLGEKVFYYGRGCSTCNDTGYRGRKGIFELLTINDSIRALINERAPTVVLRQKAVELGMVTLREDGLRTIFDGDTTIEEVVKYT, from the coding sequence ATGGCCGAAGACATCTCAAATCCACTGCTGTCCCTGGTCAAAGAGCAGGGCCTGGTCGATGACCTGCAGTTCGAAGAGGTCGTTGCCGAGTTCAAACGCAGCGGCAAACCTGTCATCCAGATTCTACAGGACTTTGGCATCATGACCCTGGACGATATCCTCCAGGTCATTGCCAACCAACTCAGCACCGAGGTCGTCACTTTAGGCGATATCAGCCCTGAGGTCATTAAGACCATCCCGGCCAAAACCGCCCGCATGTATCAATGCCTGCCGGTCAACGTCGATGGCTCCAGCATTAAGATTGCCCTGGTCGATCCCCTCAACCCGGCGCGTGTGGATGAAATCGGTTTCCTTGTCAGAAAGGATGTCCAGCTCGTCGTTGCTGACCCCGCAGCCATTCAAAAGGCCATCGACAAATTCTACCCCGATGGCGCAGGGATTGATGACAGCTTTTCCGAGGTCCTCAAGGAACTGGGCATGGACAAGGATTTGGCCCGGGAAGCCACCATTGCCGTCGAGAATGCCAGCGCGATGGAAGACCTCGCCAACCAGGCCCCCATCGTCCGGTTCGTCAACCTGGTCCTCTTCCAGGCCGTTCAGGACCGCGCCAGCGACATCCATTTCGAACCTTTCGAGACTGAGTTTCGCATCCGCTACCGGGTGGACGGTGCGCTCTATGAGATGTCGCCTCCGCCCAAGCACCTGGCGCTGCCGGTCATCTCGCGCATCAAGGTGATGGCCAACTTGAATATCTCCGAACGCCGCCTCCCCCAGGACGGGCGCATCAACTACCCGATGGGCAGCAAGACCATCGATCTGCGCGTCTCGACCTTGCCGACCCAGTTTGGCGAATCGGTGGTGTTGCGTGTTCTGGACCGCAGCGCGGTGAACCTGGAAGTCGAGTCGCTGGGGCTGCCTAAAATGATCTACGAATACATGACCGAGGCCATCCTGCGGCCAAACGGCATCCTCGTCGTCACCGGCCCGACTGGCTGCGGCAAGACGACCACCCTTTACTCCTGCCTGCGCCGCGTCAATACGATGGATTCCAAGCTGCTCACGGCGGAAGACCCCGTCGAATACGACATCGAAGGCATCATGCAGGTCGCCATCAACGAAGCCGTCGGCCTGACCTTCAGCAGGGCCTTGCGCTCCTTCCTGCGCCAGGACCCCGACATTATCATGGTGGGTGAAATGCGCGACCTCGAGACAGCCCAGATTTCCATCCAGGCCTCCCTTACGGGCCACTTGGTGCTCAGCACCCTTCACACCAACGATTCGCCCGGCGCCATCACCCGTATGGTCGATATGGGCGTCGAGCCGTTCCTGATTTCATCCACCCTCATGGGCGTCCTCGGCCAGCGCCTGGTCCGCACCGTCTGCAAGAATTGCCGCACCCCCTTCGAGCCGACCGAAAACCAATTGGCCATGCTCAACCTCTCCCCGCATGACCTGGGCGAAAAGGTATTCTATTACGGGCGCGGCTGCTCGACCTGCAATGATACCGGCTATCGCGGGCGCAAAGGGATATTCGAGCTGCTGACCATTAATGACAGCATCCGGGCATTGATTAACGAGCGCGCCCCCACGGTAGTCTTGCGCCAAAAAGCCGTCGAGCTGGGCATGGTCACCCTGCGCGAAGACGGCTTGCGCACCATTTTCGACGGTGATACAACCATTGAAGAAGTTGTAAAGTACACGTGA